In Listeria monocytogenes, the following proteins share a genomic window:
- the gyrB gene encoding DNA topoisomerase (ATP-hydrolyzing) subunit B, protein MSEENITNVQENASDYNEDQIQVLEGLEAVRKRPGMYIGSTSQRGLHHLVWEIVDNAIDEALAGFCTEIEITIEADNSITVRDNGRGIPTGINEKIGRPTVEVIFTVLHAGGKFGGGGYKVSGGLHGVGASVVNALSTSLEVYVHREGQKYYQRFERGDVVMDMEEQGETDYRGTIVHFTPDPQIFTETTEFDFDTLRTRTRELAFLNRGLTISIEDKREEHKVRKDFHYEGGIRSYVEHLNKAKDVIHEPPIYLEGERDDIMVEISMQYNTGFSSNIISFANNIHTYEGGTHESGFKTALTRVINDYARRNKLFKDSDDNLSGEDVREGLTAIISIKHPDPQFEGQTKTKLGNSEARSITDKLFSEALNKFMMENPDVAKKIVEKGVVASRARLAAKRAREVARKSSGLEISSLPGKLADCSSRNPEISELYIVEGDSAGGSAKQGRDRLFQAILPIRGKILNVEKARLDRILANEEIRTIFTAMGTGFGGDFDVSKSRYHKLIIMTDADVDGAHIRTLLLTLFYRYMRPLLDAGYIYIAQPPLYQIKHGKQVEYVYSDGQLEDYLASLDGDTKYSIQRYKGLGEMNPEQLWNTTMNPEHRTLLQVNIKDAIDADETFEMLMGDRVEPRRKFIEDNAQYVKNLDV, encoded by the coding sequence ATGTCAGAAGAAAATATTACAAATGTACAAGAAAATGCTTCAGATTATAACGAAGATCAAATACAAGTACTGGAAGGTCTAGAGGCAGTAAGAAAAAGACCTGGTATGTACATTGGTTCAACTAGTCAACGCGGACTCCATCACCTTGTATGGGAAATTGTTGATAATGCAATTGATGAAGCACTTGCTGGTTTTTGTACAGAAATTGAAATTACAATCGAAGCTGATAACAGCATTACTGTTCGTGATAACGGACGTGGGATTCCTACTGGGATTAATGAAAAAATTGGTCGTCCAACAGTAGAAGTTATCTTTACCGTTCTGCATGCTGGTGGTAAATTTGGCGGCGGCGGATATAAAGTATCTGGTGGACTTCACGGAGTTGGTGCATCGGTAGTTAATGCCCTTTCCACATCTCTTGAAGTATACGTTCACCGTGAAGGTCAAAAATATTACCAACGCTTTGAACGTGGTGATGTAGTAATGGATATGGAAGAACAAGGCGAAACGGATTACCGTGGAACAATTGTTCACTTTACGCCAGATCCACAAATTTTCACAGAAACAACGGAATTCGATTTTGATACACTTCGTACTCGTACGCGCGAACTTGCTTTCTTGAATCGTGGTTTAACAATTTCGATTGAAGACAAACGTGAAGAGCACAAAGTTCGTAAAGATTTCCACTATGAAGGCGGAATTCGTTCTTACGTGGAGCATTTAAATAAAGCAAAAGACGTTATCCATGAGCCACCAATTTATTTGGAAGGTGAACGCGATGACATTATGGTTGAGATTTCCATGCAATATAATACTGGATTCTCAAGCAATATCATTTCATTCGCGAATAACATTCATACGTATGAAGGCGGGACTCACGAATCTGGATTTAAAACGGCGTTAACACGTGTTATTAATGACTATGCGCGTCGTAATAAATTGTTCAAAGATAGTGATGATAACCTTTCCGGTGAAGATGTTCGTGAAGGTTTAACGGCAATCATTTCTATCAAACACCCAGATCCACAGTTTGAAGGACAAACAAAAACAAAACTTGGAAATTCAGAGGCTCGTTCTATCACGGATAAGCTGTTTTCTGAGGCTTTAAATAAATTTATGATGGAAAACCCAGATGTAGCTAAAAAAATCGTTGAGAAGGGCGTTGTGGCTTCTCGTGCACGTCTGGCTGCTAAGCGCGCGCGTGAAGTTGCTCGTAAAAGCAGTGGACTAGAAATTTCTAGCTTGCCAGGTAAATTAGCTGACTGTTCTTCTCGTAACCCTGAAATCAGCGAACTTTATATCGTTGAGGGTGACTCAGCTGGCGGTTCGGCTAAACAAGGTCGTGACCGTTTATTCCAAGCAATTTTGCCGATTCGTGGTAAAATTTTGAACGTGGAAAAAGCTCGTTTAGACCGAATTTTAGCTAACGAAGAAATTCGAACTATTTTTACGGCTATGGGAACTGGTTTTGGTGGAGATTTTGACGTTTCTAAATCTCGTTACCACAAACTTATTATTATGACGGATGCCGATGTCGATGGTGCACATATTCGTACACTACTGCTTACGCTATTTTATCGTTATATGCGCCCACTGCTTGATGCAGGTTATATCTACATTGCGCAACCACCGCTTTATCAAATTAAGCATGGTAAACAAGTAGAGTATGTATATAGCGATGGACAGTTAGAAGACTATCTAGCTTCCCTTGATGGAGACACTAAATACAGCATTCAACGATATAAAGGTCTTGGAGAAATGAACCCAGAACAACTTTGGAATACAACCATGAATCCAGAACACCGTACACTACTTCAAGTCAATATCAAAGACGCTATTGATGCCGATGAAACTTTTGAAATGTTGATGGGTGACCGCGTGGAACCTCGTCGTAAATTCATCGAAGACAACGCGCAATACGTTAAAAACTTGGATGTTTAA
- the gyrA gene encoding DNA gyrase subunit A — MAETPNQRITEINLNKEMRTSFLDYAMSVIVARALPDVRDGLKPVHRRILYAMNDLGMTSDKAYKKSARIVGEVIGKYHPHGDTAVYFTMVRMAQDFSYRNMLVDGHGNFGSVDGDMAAAMRYTEARMSKISMELLRDINKDTIDYADNYDGSEREPVILPARFPNLLVNGSSGIAVGMATNIPTHHLGEVIDGVLALSHNPEITIRDLMEYIPGPDFPTAGMIMGRSGIRRAYESGRGSITVRGRVDIEEKKNGKETIVITEIPYQVNKARLVERIAELAREKKIDGITSLNDESDRSGMRIVIEVRRDISASVIVNNLFKMTALQTTFGINMLALVDNHPKVLNLKEILYHYLEHQKVVIRRRTEFELRKAEARAHILEGLRIALDNIDAIIKLIRGSKTSDVAKEGLMTQFNLSDKQAQAILDMRLQRLTGLEREKIEEEYQNLVALINDLKAILADDERILEIIREELEEIKVKYADKRRTEILAGDLVSLEDEDLIPEEEVAITLTKRGYIKRLPLSTYRSQRRGGRGIQGMSTHEDDFVEHLVATSTHDTLLFFTNTGKVYRSKGYEVPEYGRTAKGIPIINLLGIESQEQVNAVINLSEFTDDSYLFFTTKHGVVKRTTLSQFAKIRQSGLRAVELRENDELISVQMTDGSKNMIIATKHGQSIYFPEENIRVMGRTAAGVRGIRLREDDEVIGMEVLEDDEKVLVVTEKGYGKQTPASQYPLRNRGGMGVKTVTITEKNGNLVAMKTVTGEEDLMLMTVSGVLIRFEIETVSQTGRSAMGVKLIRLDEDEKVATVAKVPKEEDEVELEEEIDETLITQVPDESFEDAPGSDIEE; from the coding sequence ATGGCAGAAACACCAAATCAACGAATAACAGAGATAAACTTAAATAAAGAAATGCGGACATCATTCCTAGACTATGCGATGAGTGTAATTGTTGCCCGTGCTCTACCAGACGTTCGTGACGGATTAAAACCAGTTCACCGTCGGATTTTATATGCGATGAATGACTTAGGTATGACTTCTGATAAGGCCTATAAAAAATCGGCTCGTATCGTTGGTGAAGTAATCGGTAAGTATCACCCCCACGGCGATACAGCGGTTTATTTTACAATGGTTCGTATGGCGCAAGATTTTAGTTACCGTAATATGCTAGTTGATGGACATGGTAACTTTGGTTCGGTCGATGGCGATATGGCGGCAGCGATGCGTTATACAGAAGCACGTATGTCAAAAATTTCGATGGAACTTCTTCGCGATATTAACAAAGATACAATTGATTACGCTGATAACTACGATGGTTCTGAACGTGAGCCGGTTATTTTACCAGCGCGTTTCCCTAACTTACTAGTCAATGGTTCGTCAGGTATCGCAGTTGGTATGGCAACAAACATTCCTACCCACCACCTTGGTGAAGTTATTGACGGCGTTTTGGCGCTTAGTCATAACCCAGAAATTACTATTCGTGATTTAATGGAGTATATTCCAGGACCTGACTTCCCTACTGCTGGGATGATTATGGGACGTAGTGGAATCCGTCGTGCTTACGAAAGTGGTCGTGGTTCGATTACTGTTCGTGGTCGCGTGGACATTGAAGAAAAGAAAAATGGTAAAGAAACAATCGTTATCACTGAAATTCCTTACCAAGTAAATAAAGCGCGCTTAGTAGAGCGTATTGCCGAACTAGCTCGTGAGAAAAAAATCGACGGTATTACTTCCCTAAATGATGAGTCTGACCGTTCTGGAATGCGCATTGTTATTGAGGTTCGTCGTGATATTAGTGCAAGTGTTATCGTGAATAATTTATTCAAAATGACAGCACTTCAAACTACTTTTGGTATTAATATGCTGGCACTTGTCGACAATCATCCAAAAGTACTTAATTTAAAAGAAATTCTTTATCATTATTTAGAGCATCAAAAAGTAGTTATTCGTCGCCGTACGGAATTTGAGCTTCGTAAAGCAGAAGCGCGCGCTCATATTCTAGAAGGTTTACGAATAGCGCTAGATAATATTGACGCGATTATTAAATTAATTCGTGGATCAAAAACTTCCGATGTTGCCAAAGAAGGCTTGATGACACAATTCAACCTTTCGGACAAACAAGCACAAGCCATTTTAGACATGCGTTTGCAACGTTTAACAGGTTTAGAACGCGAAAAAATTGAAGAAGAATACCAAAACTTAGTGGCATTAATTAATGATTTAAAAGCCATTTTAGCTGATGATGAGCGTATTCTTGAAATTATTCGTGAAGAATTAGAAGAAATCAAAGTTAAATACGCGGATAAACGTCGTACAGAAATCTTGGCTGGTGATTTAGTAAGCCTTGAAGATGAAGACTTAATCCCTGAAGAAGAAGTGGCAATTACACTAACTAAACGTGGCTATATCAAACGTCTACCACTTTCAACTTATCGTAGCCAACGTCGAGGTGGTCGTGGTATCCAAGGTATGTCTACTCATGAAGATGATTTCGTAGAACATCTTGTTGCAACGAGCACGCATGATACGTTACTATTCTTCACTAACACAGGTAAAGTTTACCGCTCGAAAGGTTATGAAGTGCCTGAATACGGTCGTACCGCCAAAGGTATCCCAATCATCAACTTACTTGGAATCGAAAGCCAAGAACAAGTGAATGCCGTGATAAATCTATCCGAATTCACTGATGATAGCTACCTATTCTTTACTACTAAACATGGTGTCGTGAAGCGTACAACCCTTTCTCAATTTGCGAAAATCCGTCAAAGTGGTCTTCGTGCAGTTGAACTTCGCGAAAACGATGAACTAATTTCCGTTCAAATGACAGATGGTAGTAAAAACATGATTATCGCAACGAAACATGGACAATCTATCTACTTCCCAGAAGAAAATATTCGCGTAATGGGCCGTACAGCTGCTGGTGTTCGTGGTATTAGACTTCGTGAAGACGATGAAGTTATCGGTATGGAAGTACTAGAAGATGATGAAAAAGTTCTCGTTGTAACGGAAAAAGGATACGGTAAACAAACACCGGCTTCCCAATATCCGCTTCGTAATCGCGGTGGTATGGGTGTTAAAACCGTTACAATCACAGAGAAAAATGGTAACTTAGTCGCAATGAAAACAGTGACTGGTGAAGAAGACTTAATGCTAATGACTGTGAGCGGCGTCTTGATTCGTTTTGAAATCGAAACCGTTTCACAAACAGGTCGTAGCGCAATGGGTGTCAAACTAATTCGTCTTGATGAAGATGAAAAAGTAGCCACTGTTGCAAAAGTTCCAAAAGAAGAAGATGAAGTTGAGCTAGAGGAAGAAATCGACGAAACATTAATCACACAAGTTCCTGATGAAAGTTTTGAAGATGCTCCTGGAAGCGATATAGAAGAATAA
- the cls gene encoding cardiolipin synthase gives MRKLIQFLFIAVVLFLVEYFLINQAAILFLVTSGLIQLCGLIIVIRLLLFDQRNTSSKVAWIAVIFILPVLGTISYLVFGRNPATRKFSTAQVMEKAKLIHAIHAIPNNTNEKLPRLSKRIAHLTSIEPIKGNKIEILTNGEETFPVLLDALRKAENHIHIQYYIFKTDEISTEIRDILVEKAKAGVEVRFMFDGLGSSKLHKAFLAPLKEAGVSIHAFDPITSPWIVRTANLRNHRKIVVIDGQIGFTGGLNIGEEYRSNTPDFRVWRDTHIKITGQAVIELQESFLNDWVYMENRAGAADKFISESGLKQYFSPVDMGDEWAQVIYGGPYDKEKWVRDSMLDLIDSAKESVWIVSPYFVPDEESLAVIRRVAMSGVDVRVIIPGKGDRGISFHGSNAYVKTMIEAGAKMYAYADDSFVHAKAMLVDGTRAAIGTANFDVRSFRLNHELMVFLYDESEAMHHLKRDFEKDFEDSRLFTMKDMENKPLLTRIKEVLSSLLSPIL, from the coding sequence ATGCGCAAACTGATTCAATTTCTGTTTATAGCAGTAGTTTTATTTTTAGTGGAATACTTTTTAATCAATCAAGCAGCTATATTATTCTTAGTAACAAGTGGACTTATCCAATTATGCGGATTGATTATTGTGATTCGGCTACTACTATTTGATCAACGGAATACTAGCTCAAAAGTCGCCTGGATTGCGGTTATTTTTATTTTGCCTGTACTCGGAACGATTAGTTACCTTGTGTTTGGTAGAAATCCAGCAACTAGAAAATTCAGCACAGCTCAAGTAATGGAAAAAGCTAAATTAATTCATGCGATTCATGCAATTCCAAACAACACCAATGAAAAATTACCACGACTATCTAAAAGAATTGCGCATTTAACATCCATAGAGCCTATTAAGGGCAATAAAATCGAAATACTGACAAATGGTGAAGAAACTTTTCCAGTGCTCTTAGACGCGCTTAGAAAAGCGGAAAACCACATCCATATTCAATACTATATTTTCAAAACAGATGAAATTTCTACAGAGATTCGTGATATTTTGGTAGAAAAAGCAAAAGCAGGTGTTGAAGTTAGATTTATGTTTGATGGACTTGGTTCAAGCAAACTTCATAAGGCATTTTTAGCGCCTCTAAAAGAAGCTGGAGTTAGTATTCATGCGTTTGATCCAATCACATCCCCATGGATTGTAAGGACTGCCAACTTGCGAAATCACCGTAAAATAGTTGTGATTGACGGCCAAATTGGCTTTACAGGTGGGCTTAATATTGGTGAAGAATATCGTTCTAACACACCAGATTTCCGTGTTTGGCGCGATACACACATAAAAATAACAGGCCAAGCTGTCATCGAACTCCAAGAATCCTTCCTAAACGACTGGGTCTACATGGAAAACCGGGCTGGGGCTGCTGACAAGTTCATTAGTGAATCTGGTTTAAAACAATATTTTTCGCCAGTTGATATGGGTGACGAATGGGCGCAAGTGATTTACGGTGGACCATATGATAAAGAAAAATGGGTTCGCGATTCAATGCTTGATTTGATTGATTCTGCCAAAGAATCTGTTTGGATTGTGTCCCCTTACTTTGTTCCTGATGAAGAGTCGCTTGCAGTTATTCGCCGGGTTGCGATGAGCGGTGTTGACGTGCGAGTTATTATTCCAGGTAAAGGTGATCGCGGGATTTCATTCCACGGAAGTAATGCGTATGTGAAAACAATGATTGAAGCAGGCGCTAAAATGTATGCTTATGCCGATGATTCTTTTGTTCATGCGAAGGCGATGTTAGTGGACGGAACGCGTGCGGCTATTGGAACCGCCAATTTTGACGTGCGTAGTTTTAGATTGAATCATGAATTAATGGTATTCTTATATGATGAAAGCGAGGCTATGCATCATTTAAAACGTGATTTTGAGAAAGATTTTGAAGATAGCCGACTGTTTACGATGAAAGATATGGAAAACAAACCATTATTGACTCGTATAAAAGAAGTTCTATCCAGTTTGCTATCACCAATTTTATAA
- the speG gene encoding spermidine N1-acetyltransferase, with protein MSGDLKLRPLEREDLKFVHRLNNDAKIMSYWFEEPYEAFVELQELYDKHIHDQSERRFILELDGQMVGLVELMEIDYIHRRAEFQIIIDPKFQGHGYAVSATKLAMKYAFHVLNLHKLYLVVDKVNEKAIHVYEKVGFIREGELIDEFFVDGTYHDAIRMCIFQHQYREMDI; from the coding sequence ATGAGTGGAGATTTAAAACTTAGACCGCTTGAACGAGAAGATTTAAAATTTGTTCATCGGTTAAATAATGACGCGAAAATAATGTCTTATTGGTTTGAAGAGCCATATGAGGCGTTCGTCGAGCTTCAGGAGCTATATGATAAGCACATTCACGATCAGTCAGAACGCCGTTTTATTTTAGAATTAGATGGCCAAATGGTTGGATTAGTTGAGTTAATGGAAATTGATTATATTCACCGAAGAGCGGAATTTCAAATTATTATTGATCCTAAGTTTCAAGGACACGGTTACGCTGTTTCTGCCACAAAACTCGCAATGAAATATGCTTTTCACGTACTAAATCTGCATAAACTATATTTAGTAGTTGATAAAGTAAACGAAAAAGCAATTCATGTCTATGAAAAAGTTGGTTTTATTCGTGAAGGCGAACTAATTGATGAGTTTTTCGTTGATGGAACTTATCATGATGCTATTAGAATGTGTATTTTCCAACATCAATATCGAGAAATGGATATTTAA
- the mvk gene encoding mevalonate kinase → MATGIGTAKMILCGEHAVVYGEPAISVPFTQAVVTTNVENSTKTKFSSAFFSGDLDDMPDFLAGIKALVVDVLNEIGKGECVSIHVVSGVPIGRGLGSSAAVATSIARGLYKYFNQELDSKKLLAIVNAAEKIAHGNASGVDAITVVSEKPVWYERDRKLEIMHFPKKITFVVADTGVPSETRDAVKDVQVLYKKNQAKIGKIIHQLGDISREIKTHLEGDADTVKIGAAMNKAQSYLETLTVSDSSLEKLIEVARSSGADGAKLTGGGRGGCIIAVAKNQEIAEQITKKLHNAGAAQEWIFTIGEGSYESDSHRTHECGAN, encoded by the coding sequence TTGGCTACAGGCATTGGGACAGCTAAAATGATATTATGCGGAGAACATGCAGTTGTATACGGAGAACCGGCAATTTCAGTCCCATTTACACAAGCAGTTGTAACGACAAATGTAGAAAATTCTACAAAAACCAAATTTTCTTCGGCATTTTTTTCAGGTGATTTAGATGATATGCCTGATTTCTTAGCAGGAATCAAAGCATTAGTTGTAGATGTTTTAAATGAGATTGGAAAAGGCGAATGCGTTTCTATCCATGTAGTTTCAGGTGTTCCAATTGGACGAGGTTTAGGTTCAAGTGCCGCTGTAGCAACAAGTATTGCGCGTGGCTTATATAAATATTTTAATCAAGAATTAGACTCGAAAAAATTATTAGCCATTGTGAATGCGGCAGAAAAAATTGCTCATGGCAATGCTAGTGGTGTTGATGCTATTACGGTTGTAAGTGAAAAACCAGTATGGTATGAACGAGATCGAAAACTAGAAATCATGCACTTTCCCAAAAAAATCACGTTCGTAGTAGCAGATACTGGAGTTCCAAGTGAAACCAGAGATGCGGTGAAGGATGTTCAAGTTTTATATAAAAAAAATCAAGCTAAAATCGGGAAAATAATCCACCAACTTGGCGATATTTCCCGGGAAATAAAGACTCATTTAGAAGGCGATGCAGATACTGTGAAAATAGGTGCTGCAATGAATAAGGCACAATCTTATTTAGAAACTTTGACAGTAAGTGATAGTAGTTTAGAGAAATTAATAGAAGTAGCTAGAAGTAGCGGTGCAGACGGGGCAAAACTTACAGGTGGCGGTAGAGGTGGATGTATTATCGCTGTAGCAAAAAATCAAGAAATCGCTGAACAAATAACGAAGAAGCTTCATAATGCTGGAGCTGCACAAGAATGGATTTTTACGATTGGAGAAGGTAGTTATGAAAGCGACAGCCATCGCACACACGAATGTGGCGCTAATTAA
- the mvaD gene encoding diphosphomevalonate decarboxylase, whose protein sequence is MKATAIAHTNVALIKYWGKRDEHLILPANSSLSFTVDKFYTKTTVEWDENLAQDTFILNNEQKTDAKVARFIDKMREEFGISAKAKITSENHVPTAAGLASSASAFAALALAGSSAAGRKDTKEYISRLARFGSGSASRSVFGDFVIWEKGELADGSDSFAVPFTNKLCDKMSLVVAVVSDKEKKVSSRDGMRLTVETSPFFEKWVSAAETDLEEMKQAILDEDFIKVGEITERNGMKMHATTLGAEPPFTYFQPKSLEIMDAVRELRENGIPAYFTMDAGPNVKVICERENENIVADKLSGLAKNVLICHAGKEASVVSDEK, encoded by the coding sequence ATGAAAGCGACAGCCATCGCACACACGAATGTGGCGCTAATTAAATACTGGGGAAAACGCGATGAACACTTGATTCTACCTGCAAACAGTAGTTTATCCTTCACGGTAGATAAATTTTATACAAAAACAACGGTAGAATGGGACGAAAACTTAGCCCAGGATACATTTATTCTAAATAATGAACAAAAAACGGATGCAAAAGTAGCTCGTTTTATAGATAAAATGCGTGAAGAATTCGGTATTTCAGCAAAAGCAAAAATCACTTCCGAAAATCACGTTCCAACTGCAGCCGGGCTTGCTTCATCGGCTTCTGCATTTGCAGCTCTTGCGCTTGCTGGATCTAGCGCTGCTGGCAGAAAAGACACAAAAGAATATATTTCCAGACTGGCTCGTTTCGGGTCTGGTTCTGCTTCTCGTTCCGTTTTCGGAGATTTTGTCATTTGGGAAAAAGGCGAACTCGCGGACGGTAGTGATTCATTTGCAGTACCTTTCACCAACAAATTATGTGACAAAATGTCTCTTGTAGTCGCAGTCGTTTCGGATAAAGAAAAGAAAGTTTCTAGTCGAGATGGAATGCGTTTAACCGTTGAAACATCACCATTCTTTGAAAAATGGGTCTCTGCGGCTGAAACGGATTTAGAAGAAATGAAACAAGCCATTTTAGATGAAGATTTCATCAAAGTGGGCGAAATTACAGAACGAAATGGAATGAAAATGCATGCGACAACGCTTGGTGCCGAGCCGCCATTTACTTATTTTCAACCGAAGTCCCTTGAAATAATGGATGCTGTTAGAGAATTACGAGAAAATGGTATACCGGCCTATTTCACAATGGATGCTGGTCCGAATGTTAAAGTTATTTGTGAGCGTGAAAATGAAAATATCGTAGCAGATAAGTTGTCAGGTTTGGCTAAAAACGTTCTAATTTGCCACGCTGGTAAGGAAGCGAGTGTTGTATCAGATGAAAAATAA
- a CDS encoding phosphomevalonate kinase, whose translation MYQMKNKLQVKIPGKLYVAGEYAVVESGHTAILTAVNRYITLTLEDSERNELWIPHYENPVSWPIGGELKPDGEHWTFTAEAINIATTFLKSEGIELSPVKMVIETELIDQSGAKYGLGSSAAATVAVINALMTKFYPEISMLKKFKLAALSHLVVQGNGSCGDIASCMYGGWIAYTTFDQEWVKHRLAYKSLEWFMKEPWPMLQIETLEEPVPTFSVGWTGTPVSTGKLVSQIHAFKQEDSKNYQHFLTRNNEIMKQIIQAFHTKDEELLYSSIKENRRILQELGTKAGVNIETSLLKELADSAENMGGAGKSSGSGGGDCGIAFSKTKELAEKLVNEWEKLGIKHLPFHTGRVQITE comes from the coding sequence TTGTATCAGATGAAAAATAAACTACAGGTTAAAATACCCGGAAAATTATATGTAGCTGGTGAATATGCAGTTGTAGAATCAGGTCATACGGCTATTCTAACTGCAGTTAATCGTTATATAACGCTAACTCTTGAAGATAGTGAACGCAATGAATTATGGATTCCACATTATGAAAATCCAGTTTCATGGCCAATTGGCGGAGAACTTAAACCAGACGGGGAACATTGGACATTTACAGCTGAAGCAATTAATATCGCGACAACTTTCCTGAAATCAGAAGGAATCGAGCTATCACCTGTGAAAATGGTCATTGAAACAGAATTAATCGACCAGTCTGGTGCAAAATATGGACTCGGTTCAAGCGCAGCCGCGACGGTTGCTGTAATCAACGCGCTAATGACGAAATTTTATCCAGAAATATCAATGCTTAAAAAATTCAAGCTAGCTGCCCTTTCACATTTAGTTGTGCAAGGTAATGGCTCTTGTGGCGATATTGCTTCTTGTATGTATGGCGGCTGGATTGCGTATACAACGTTTGATCAAGAATGGGTGAAGCATCGTTTAGCTTATAAATCACTCGAATGGTTTATGAAAGAGCCGTGGCCAATGCTTCAAATCGAAACATTAGAAGAACCAGTGCCGACTTTTTCTGTAGGTTGGACGGGCACACCTGTAAGTACCGGAAAATTAGTTTCGCAAATTCATGCTTTTAAACAAGAAGATAGTAAGAATTACCAACATTTTTTAACTAGAAATAATGAGATTATGAAGCAAATAATTCAAGCTTTCCATACGAAAGATGAGGAATTGCTTTATTCATCTATTAAAGAAAATCGTCGCATTCTTCAAGAACTCGGAACAAAAGCTGGTGTAAATATTGAAACAAGCTTGCTAAAAGAACTAGCAGACTCAGCCGAAAATATGGGAGGCGCAGGTAAATCTTCTGGCTCTGGTGGCGGAGACTGCGGAATAGCTTTCTCGAAAACGAAAGAACTAGCCGAAAAACTAGTGAATGAGTGGGAAAAGCTTGGTATTAAGCATTTACCTTTCCATACGGGAAGAGTTCAAATTACTGAATAA
- the qoxA gene encoding cytochrome aa3 quinol oxidase subunit II, with amino-acid sequence MSKVLKSLLLTALLGVTGLISGCGDLTVLNPKGPVAKGQSDLIIYSIIFMLVIVLTIFVLFTIMLVKYRERKDISNYEPDMHGSKKLEIFWTLIPVAIVIALAIPTVKTIYAGEEAPKVTSHKDPIVIYATSADWKWIFSYPDESIETVNYVNIPTDRPVLFKLTSADTMTSFWVPQLGGQKYAMSGMTMNLYLQADEVGTYKGRNANFNGEGFADQRFDVVAQSEKDFKKWAKETKASSPVITQDIYDRLLIPGSSKKKTYSGTHLAFVDVAADPEYVFYAYKRFGFEMTNPHNPNTKSTISDEPMLPVRPVTVTNPQFERHDMKPQIIKNGEGYHEDKHREDEMKKMEEDIQTNEFNKKESDDAGK; translated from the coding sequence GTGTCAAAGGTACTTAAATCTTTGCTGCTTACGGCACTACTTGGGGTTACCGGCCTTATAAGTGGTTGTGGTGACTTGACGGTACTTAATCCAAAAGGGCCAGTTGCAAAAGGTCAGTCGGACTTAATTATTTATTCGATTATATTTATGCTGGTTATTGTTTTGACGATTTTTGTATTGTTTACGATTATGTTGGTTAAATACCGCGAACGGAAAGACATTTCAAACTATGAGCCGGATATGCACGGTAGTAAAAAACTGGAAATTTTTTGGACATTGATTCCAGTTGCAATCGTTATTGCTCTAGCTATTCCGACTGTAAAAACAATTTATGCAGGGGAAGAAGCACCAAAAGTGACTTCGCATAAAGATCCAATTGTTATTTACGCAACAAGTGCAGACTGGAAATGGATTTTTAGTTATCCAGATGAGTCAATTGAAACAGTCAACTATGTAAACATTCCAACCGACCGTCCTGTACTATTCAAATTAACTTCCGCAGATACGATGACAAGCTTTTGGGTTCCGCAATTAGGTGGACAAAAATATGCGATGTCTGGCATGACGATGAATTTATATTTACAAGCAGATGAAGTTGGTACATATAAAGGCCGTAACGCAAACTTCAACGGCGAAGGTTTTGCGGATCAACGCTTTGATGTAGTAGCTCAATCTGAAAAAGATTTCAAAAAATGGGCGAAAGAAACAAAAGCAAGCTCGCCAGTTATTACACAAGACATCTATGACCGTCTTTTAATTCCTGGAAGCTCTAAGAAAAAGACTTATTCTGGTACGCATTTAGCATTTGTTGATGTAGCAGCTGATCCAGAGTATGTTTTCTATGCCTACAAACGTTTTGGTTTTGAGATGACAAATCCGCATAATCCAAACACAAAATCAACCATTTCTGATGAACCAATGCTTCCGGTTCGTCCTGTGACAGTAACTAATCCGCAATTTGAGCGTCATGATATGAAGCCACAAATTATTAAAAACGGCGAAGGTTACCACGAGGATAAACACCGCGAAGATGAAATGAAGAAAATGGAAGAAGACATCCAAACAAATGAATTCAATAAAAAAGAATCGGATGACGCAGGGAAGTAA